From the genome of Torulaspora globosa chromosome 2, complete sequence, one region includes:
- a CDS encoding uncharacterized protein (Ty like retrotransposon), with the protein MVEPVIMSNQNIPNASKPPKFSGQGEPLAVAAFMTRISIHLRRFEFTDDYEKILYFADCLTEGAALWFEGLTGESLRQGTFNDFIGRFKRKYYSEHQVDSILTHLRYCKQQGSLESYNKEYNALSAAIPDELLSPKCKQSFYLSGLEKSLQITVRNLRPDLLETAMILASSPMRTARSDDSTRNKMAL; encoded by the coding sequence ATGGTTGAACCTGTCATTATGAGCAACCAGAATATTCCAAACGCAAGCAAACCTCCTAAATTTAGTGGTCAGGGAGAGCCCCTCGCAGTAGCGGCCTTTATGACCCGTATAAGCATACACCTACGCCGGTTCGAGTTCACAGATGATTATGAGAAGATCTTATACTTTGCTGACTGCTTAACCGAGGGAGCAGCCCTCTGGTTCGAGGGTCTTACCGGAGAATCACTACGTCAGGGCACGTTCAATGATTTTATCGGACGATTTAAACGCAAATATTACAGTGAACACCAGGTAGATTCCATCCTAACCCACTTACGCTACTGCAAACAACAGGGATCATTGGAATCGTACAATAAAGAGTACAATGCTCTATCAGCTGCAATACCAGACGAACTACTATCACCCAAGTGCAAGCAGTCATTCTACTTGAGCGGACTAGAAAAATCGTTGCAAATAACGGTCAGAAATCTGAGACCGGATTTACTGGAGACCGCCATGATTTTAGCATCCTCACCAATGAGGACCGCCAGGTCCGACGATTCcacaagaaacaaaatGGCACTTTAA